One window of Mucilaginibacter inviolabilis genomic DNA carries:
- a CDS encoding glycosyltransferase family 2 protein: MKLSLVTVVYNAQDTIRQCIQSVISQNYPNLEYIIVDGGSTDHTLQIIDEYREHIQILISEPDKGIYDAMNKGIRLATGDVVGMLNADDHFADEHVLHSIADAFAQHHIEALYGDLDIVDQHRQIIRKWRSGTCNHNSFKLGFMPPHPTFYCRRSLFDQFGFYSLDHGSAADYELMLRLMYRHQIRSYHLKMVMVNMRAGGISSKNLKNRVKAWQFDLLAMRQNRIPFPVLTLVLKPLRKIVQFL; the protein is encoded by the coding sequence TTGAAGCTCTCCCTGGTTACAGTAGTTTATAATGCTCAGGATACCATCAGGCAATGTATCCAATCCGTCATCAGCCAAAACTACCCCAATTTGGAGTATATTATTGTTGACGGCGGCTCCACAGACCATACGCTTCAGATCATCGATGAATATCGTGAGCATATCCAAATTTTAATTTCAGAACCGGATAAGGGCATATATGACGCCATGAATAAAGGTATCCGGCTGGCCACCGGCGATGTAGTGGGTATGCTAAATGCCGACGATCATTTTGCCGATGAACATGTTTTACATTCAATAGCAGATGCGTTTGCGCAGCACCACATAGAAGCATTATATGGCGATCTGGATATTGTTGATCAGCACCGGCAGATTATCCGTAAATGGCGCTCCGGTACATGTAACCATAACTCTTTTAAGCTGGGATTTATGCCGCCGCATCCCACCTTTTATTGCAGGCGTAGTTTATTTGACCAATTTGGCTTCTACAGTCTTGATCATGGATCGGCGGCTGATTATGAATTGATGCTCCGGTTGATGTACCGGCATCAGATCAGGAGTTATCATTTAAAAATGGTAATGGTTAACATGCGTGCCGGTGGCATTAGTAGCAAAAACTTAAAGAACAGGGTAAAGGCCTGGCAATTTGATTTGCTGGCTATGCGTCAAAATAGAATCCCGTTTCCTGTACTAACCCTGGTTTTAAAGCCCCTCCGAAAAATAGTTCAATTTCTTTAA
- a CDS encoding polysaccharide biosynthesis/export family protein, with the protein MRNCTLTLLFLGIIFVLTSCSSKQYQLLFEQKTASPDSSSVQKNTAVTMATYRIKPQDILQIRNLQNVKYIVDDAPTGNTTSGGSTGNSTGQTFQVDDDGTVALPVIGHVAVAGLTRSEAAKHIEELYRKSLLKDPIIELKIVNLKVTLLGEIKGQGNYPLTKDRTTLVEMIGAAGGLTDKANETNIQIIRGDQLNPQVTVINLRNIQSINDSRAILQNGDIIYIAQNKRAVRNENLQNISVISQPVLLLLNTALIIFTLSHR; encoded by the coding sequence ATGCGCAATTGTACCCTTACTCTTTTATTTCTCGGGATAATTTTTGTTTTAACCTCCTGTTCCAGCAAACAATACCAATTGCTTTTTGAACAAAAAACCGCCAGCCCGGATAGCAGTTCGGTACAAAAAAATACGGCTGTAACCATGGCTACCTATCGTATAAAACCCCAGGATATACTACAGATCAGGAACCTGCAAAATGTGAAGTATATTGTGGATGATGCTCCGACTGGCAATACCACTTCCGGTGGAAGCACAGGCAACAGTACAGGGCAAACCTTCCAGGTTGATGATGATGGTACCGTAGCCCTGCCCGTTATTGGCCATGTAGCAGTAGCTGGCCTTACCCGGTCTGAAGCGGCTAAACACATAGAAGAACTTTATCGTAAAAGCCTGCTCAAAGACCCTATCATTGAACTAAAAATTGTAAACCTGAAGGTTACATTATTGGGCGAAATTAAAGGACAGGGAAATTATCCGCTAACCAAAGACAGGACCACCCTCGTAGAGATGATTGGCGCGGCTGGTGGTCTTACAGATAAAGCCAATGAAACCAATATTCAAATTATACGGGGCGACCAGCTAAATCCGCAGGTAACAGTTATTAACCTCCGGAATATCCAATCTATCAATGATTCCCGCGCCATTCTTCAAAATGGAGATATTATTTATATTGCCCAAAACAAACGCGCTGTAAGGAACGAGAATCTGCAAAATATATCCGTGATCAGTCAACCGGTGTTGCTTTTGTTGAATACAGCTCTAATTATTTTCACGCTTTCCCATCGCTAA